Proteins from a genomic interval of Polaribacter sejongensis:
- a CDS encoding IMPACT family protein: MLEDVYKTIEKPSEETLFKEKGSKFFGYVFPVLSEEDVKEHLEDLRKKHHAARHFCYAYQLGIEDVKFRANDDGEPNNSAGLPIYGQIQSFEVTNVLIVSVRYFGGTKLGVGGLISAYKTSAQISLEAADILEKTINIYYKLTFEYDMMNAVQRIIKEKNIEITNQKLEMNCEYTISIRKKDAQAIYTIFDTLYKVDIKELE, encoded by the coding sequence ATGTTAGAAGACGTTTATAAAACAATAGAAAAACCATCTGAAGAAACCCTTTTTAAAGAAAAAGGATCTAAGTTTTTTGGATATGTTTTTCCTGTTTTATCAGAAGAGGATGTAAAAGAACATTTAGAAGACTTAAGAAAGAAACATCATGCTGCACGTCATTTTTGTTATGCCTATCAATTAGGTATTGAAGATGTGAAATTTAGAGCAAATGATGATGGAGAACCTAATAATTCTGCAGGTTTACCTATTTATGGTCAAATACAATCTTTTGAAGTAACGAATGTTTTAATTGTTTCTGTCCGTTATTTTGGAGGAACAAAATTGGGTGTTGGAGGTTTAATTTCTGCATATAAAACATCTGCTCAAATTAGTTTAGAAGCTGCTGACATATTAGAAAAAACCATAAATATTTATTATAAGTTAACTTTTGAGTACGATATGATGAATGCCGTACAAAGAATTATCAAAGAGAAAAATATTGAGATTACCAATCAAAAATTAGAAATGAATTGCGAGTACACCATTTCTATCAGAAAAAAAGATGCACAAGCAATTTATACTATTTTTGATACTTTATATAAAGTAGATATTAAAGAACTAGAGTAG
- a CDS encoding acyl-CoA thioesterase has protein sequence MKKSITKTRIRYSETDQMGVVYHGNYAQFFELGRTEWMRSLGVTYKDMELSGIMLPVISINFKFIKSALYDDVLTIKTILKKKPMVKIEFDYEIVNQNDELICTGSSVLAFMNSKTMKPTRCPDHLLKGLGY, from the coding sequence TTGAAAAAATCTATAACAAAAACTAGAATCCGATATTCAGAAACCGATCAGATGGGGGTTGTGTATCACGGTAATTACGCGCAATTTTTTGAACTAGGACGTACCGAATGGATGCGTTCTTTAGGGGTTACATACAAAGATATGGAATTAAGTGGGATAATGCTTCCTGTTATTTCTATAAATTTTAAATTTATAAAATCTGCTTTGTATGACGACGTTTTAACCATAAAAACAATATTGAAAAAGAAACCAATGGTTAAAATTGAGTTTGATTATGAAATTGTAAATCAAAATGACGAACTCATTTGTACAGGAAGTTCTGTTTTAGCTTTTATGAATTCTAAAACGATGAAACCAACTCGCTGTCCAGATCATTTATTAAAAGGTTTGGGGTATTAA